In one Pseudomonas fitomaticsae genomic region, the following are encoded:
- a CDS encoding MerR family transcriptional regulator, whose amino-acid sequence MNDSPDTSAREDLGADFKKALDEGWLPIREVARQTGVNAVTLRAWERRYGLIIPQRTPKGHRLYNAEHVQRIQNILTWLNRGVAVSQVKPLLDTTQAFNEPVENEWHPLRQAALLAVTHLNERSLDDSINQAMALYPPRTLCEQLLLPLLTDLEQRWQGQFGAQMERVFFHGWLRSKFGARIYHNNRQLRTAPLLLVNQSDLPLEPHLWLCAWLISSADCPVQVFDWPLPTGELALAADHLQARGVLLYSSKAMNLSQLSKLLNSVSCPKMIAGPTVCIHHAELSARTSEIADLLLAEDPLSAHRVLVQRGLI is encoded by the coding sequence ATGAACGACTCACCCGACACCAGCGCCCGGGAAGACCTCGGCGCCGACTTCAAGAAAGCCCTCGACGAAGGCTGGCTGCCAATTCGCGAAGTCGCGCGCCAGACCGGCGTGAATGCCGTCACCCTGCGCGCCTGGGAACGCCGCTACGGGCTGATCATTCCGCAGCGCACGCCCAAGGGCCATCGTCTGTACAACGCCGAGCATGTGCAGCGCATCCAGAACATCCTCACCTGGCTCAACCGCGGCGTTGCGGTCAGCCAGGTCAAGCCGCTGCTCGACACCACGCAGGCGTTCAACGAACCGGTGGAAAACGAATGGCATCCGCTGCGCCAGGCCGCCCTGCTCGCGGTCACGCATCTGAACGAGCGCAGCCTCGACGACAGCATCAACCAGGCGATGGCTCTGTACCCGCCACGCACCCTGTGCGAGCAATTGCTGCTGCCGCTGCTGACGGATCTCGAACAACGCTGGCAAGGCCAGTTCGGCGCGCAGATGGAGCGAGTGTTTTTTCATGGCTGGTTACGCAGCAAATTCGGCGCGCGCATCTACCATAACAATCGTCAGCTGCGCACAGCGCCGCTGTTGCTGGTCAATCAGTCGGACCTGCCGCTGGAACCCCATCTGTGGCTCTGCGCCTGGCTGATCAGCAGCGCCGATTGCCCGGTGCAGGTGTTCGACTGGCCGCTACCGACCGGTGAACTCGCCCTGGCAGCCGACCATCTGCAAGCCCGCGGCGTACTGCTGTATTCCAGCAAAGCCATGAACCTGTCGCAGCTGTCGAAACTTTTGAACAGCGTCAGTTGCCCAAAAATGATTGCCGGACCAACGGTGTGCATTCACCACGCCGAGTTGTCCGCCAGAACATCCGAAATCGCTGACTTGCTCCTGGCCGAAGATCCTCTTTCGGCACATCGGGTGCTGGTTCAGCGTGGGTTGATTTAA
- a CDS encoding TIGR02450 family Trp-rich protein, producing the protein MNRINPRKLLLSKWTAAHPQNREKHFLVTELLRDEDGMVLEVELQAVLTRRTEQCDWQTLQDDSRWKMGWR; encoded by the coding sequence GTGAACCGCATCAACCCGCGTAAATTGCTGCTGTCGAAATGGACAGCAGCCCACCCGCAAAACCGAGAAAAACATTTTCTGGTGACCGAGCTGCTCCGCGACGAGGACGGCATGGTGCTGGAAGTCGAGTTGCAGGCGGTGCTGACCCGGCGTACCGAGCAATGCGACTGGCAAACCCTGCAAGATGATTCACGCTGGAAAATGGGCTGGCGCTGA
- a CDS encoding uracil-xanthine permease family protein, which translates to MQQEFNDPLWRTVLSGAQMLFVAFGALVLMPLITGLDPNVALFTAGLGTILFQIVTGRQVPVFLASSFAFITPIILAKGQFGLAATMGGVMAAGFVYTFLGLAVKIKGTGFIDRLLPPVVIGPVIISIGLAMAPIAANMAMGKAGDGSELIHYQTAMMISMPALLTTLIVAVFGKGIFRLVPIISGVLVGFALSFYFGVVDTAKIAAAPWFALPAFTAPEFNWQAILFIVPVALAPAIEHIGGVIAVGSVTGRDYLKKPGLHRTLLGDGIATTAAGLFGGPPNTTYAEVTGAVMLTKNYNPKIMTWAAIFAITLAFIGKFGALLQSIPVPVMGGILCLLFGSIAAVGMNTLIRHKIDLGEARNLVIVSVTLVFGIGGVLVGTGTGPDDFGLKGIALCAVVAIALNLILPGNDSWKHKKADEPLI; encoded by the coding sequence ATGCAGCAAGAGTTCAACGATCCGCTCTGGCGCACGGTGCTGTCCGGCGCACAGATGCTGTTCGTGGCTTTCGGCGCCCTGGTGCTGATGCCACTGATCACGGGCCTGGACCCGAACGTGGCACTGTTTACCGCAGGTCTTGGGACGATTCTGTTCCAGATCGTCACCGGGCGTCAGGTGCCGGTGTTCCTGGCATCGAGCTTCGCCTTCATCACCCCGATCATTCTCGCCAAGGGCCAGTTCGGCCTGGCGGCGACCATGGGCGGCGTGATGGCGGCCGGTTTCGTCTACACCTTCCTTGGCCTTGCCGTGAAGATCAAAGGCACCGGCTTCATTGACCGTCTGCTGCCGCCAGTCGTAATTGGCCCGGTGATCATCTCCATCGGCCTGGCCATGGCGCCGATTGCCGCGAACATGGCGATGGGCAAGGCCGGTGACGGTTCGGAGTTGATCCATTACCAGACCGCGATGATGATCTCGATGCCGGCGCTGTTGACCACGCTGATCGTGGCGGTGTTCGGCAAGGGCATTTTCCGTCTGGTGCCGATCATTTCCGGCGTGCTGGTGGGTTTTGCCCTGTCCTTCTACTTCGGCGTGGTCGACACCGCGAAGATTGCCGCGGCACCGTGGTTCGCCCTGCCGGCCTTCACCGCACCGGAGTTCAACTGGCAGGCGATCCTGTTCATCGTCCCGGTGGCACTGGCCCCGGCCATCGAACACATCGGCGGCGTGATTGCGGTCGGCAGCGTGACCGGTCGTGATTACCTGAAGAAGCCTGGCCTGCATCGCACCCTGCTCGGTGACGGCATCGCCACCACCGCAGCCGGCCTGTTCGGCGGCCCGCCCAACACGACCTACGCCGAAGTGACTGGCGCGGTGATGCTGACCAAGAACTACAACCCGAAAATCATGACCTGGGCGGCGATCTTCGCCATCACCCTGGCGTTCATCGGCAAGTTCGGCGCCCTGCTGCAAAGCATTCCGGTGCCGGTGATGGGCGGGATTCTGTGTCTGTTGTTCGGTTCGATCGCGGCGGTGGGGATGAACACCCTGATCCGTCACAAGATCGACCTGGGCGAGGCGCGCAATCTGGTGATCGTTTCGGTAACCCTGGTGTTCGGTATCGGTGGTGTGCTGGTCGGTACCGGCACCGGTCCCGACGACTTCGGCCTCAAAGGCATCGCGCTGTGCGCGGTGGTGGCGATTGCGCTGAACCTGATCCTGCCGGGCAATGACAGCTGGAAACACAAGAAGGCGGATGAGCCGCTGATCTAA
- the upp gene encoding uracil phosphoribosyltransferase, which yields MSIQEIRHPLIRHKLGLMRRADISTKNFRELAQEVGALLTYEATKDLPLETYDIEGWCGTVSVEKIAGKKITVVPILRAGIGMLEGVLSLIPGAKVSAVGVARNEETLQAHTYLEKLVPEIDERLAMIIDPMLATGSSMVATIDLLKKAGCKDIRAMVLVAAPEGIAAVEKAHPDVIIYTASIDQKLNEHGYIIPGLGDAGDKIFGTKQKDA from the coding sequence ATGTCCATCCAAGAGATCCGCCATCCGCTGATCCGTCACAAACTTGGCCTTATGCGCCGTGCAGACATCAGCACCAAGAATTTCCGCGAGCTCGCTCAGGAAGTCGGTGCCCTGTTGACCTATGAAGCTACCAAAGACCTGCCGCTGGAAACCTACGATATCGAAGGTTGGTGCGGCACTGTGTCGGTCGAGAAAATCGCCGGCAAGAAGATTACCGTCGTGCCGATCCTGCGCGCCGGCATCGGCATGCTCGAAGGCGTGCTGAGCCTGATCCCGGGCGCCAAGGTCAGCGCCGTCGGCGTTGCCCGCAACGAAGAAACCCTGCAGGCCCACACCTATCTGGAAAAACTGGTTCCGGAAATCGACGAACGCCTGGCCATGATCATCGACCCGATGCTCGCTACCGGCAGCTCCATGGTTGCGACCATCGACCTGCTGAAGAAGGCCGGTTGCAAGGACATCCGCGCGATGGTGCTGGTGGCCGCGCCGGAAGGCATCGCCGCTGTCGAGAAAGCTCACCCGGACGTGATCATCTACACCGCGTCCATCGATCAGAAACTCAACGAGCACGGTTACATCATTCCTGGGCTTGGCGATGCCGGTGACAAGATCTTCGGCACCAAGCAGAAGGACGCGTAA
- a CDS encoding hypoxanthine-guanine phosphoribosyltransferase — protein MSADLEHIRQIMREADCLYTEAEVEAAIARVGAQINEQLADSNPVVFCVMNGGLIFSGKLLTHLQFPLEASYLHATRYRNETSGGDLFWKAKPEVSFIDRDVLIIDDILDEGHTLGAIIDFCRHAGARKVHTAVLIDKDHDRKARPDLKADFVGLPCIDRYIFGYGMDYKGYWRNANGIFAVKGM, from the coding sequence ATGTCCGCTGATCTCGAGCATATCCGTCAAATCATGCGAGAGGCTGACTGCCTGTACACCGAAGCTGAAGTCGAGGCTGCCATTGCCCGCGTCGGTGCACAAATCAACGAACAACTGGCCGACAGCAACCCGGTGGTGTTCTGCGTGATGAACGGCGGCCTGATCTTCTCCGGCAAACTGCTGACTCATCTGCAGTTCCCGCTGGAAGCGTCCTACCTGCACGCCACCCGTTATCGCAACGAAACCAGCGGCGGCGACCTGTTCTGGAAAGCCAAGCCGGAAGTCTCGTTCATCGACCGCGACGTACTGATCATCGACGACATCCTCGACGAAGGTCACACCCTGGGCGCGATCATCGACTTCTGCCGTCACGCCGGCGCGCGCAAAGTGCACACCGCCGTGCTGATCGACAAGGACCACGACCGCAAGGCCCGTCCTGACCTGAAAGCCGATTTCGTCGGTCTGCCGTGCATCGACCGTTACATCTTCGGCTACGGCATGGATTACAAAGGCTACTGGCGCAACGCCAACGGGATCTTCGCCGTCAAAGGCATGTAA
- a CDS encoding NAD(P)/FAD-dependent oxidoreductase, translating into MTVPIAIIGTGIAGLSAAQALTDAGHTVQLFDKSRGSGGRMSSKRSDAGSLDMGAQYFTARDRRFVTEVQRWQSKGWVAEWAPQLYTFHGGQLNLSPDEQTRWVGTPRMSAITRGLLDGLEVHFACRITEVYRGEEHWHLQDAEGFTHGPFSHVVIATPAPQATALLAAAPKLAGAAAGVKMDPTWAVALAFDTPLDTPIEGCFVQDSALDWLARNRSKPGRDTTCDTWVLHATSAWSRQHIDLPKEAVIEQLHGAFAELLHSAMPAPTFSLAHRWLYARPASSHEWGTLADADLGLYACGDWCLSGRVEGAWLSGQEAARRLHEHLQ; encoded by the coding sequence ATGACTGTACCCATCGCAATCATTGGCACCGGCATCGCCGGACTCTCCGCCGCCCAGGCCCTGACGGATGCCGGGCATACCGTTCAGTTGTTCGATAAAAGCCGCGGCAGCGGCGGGCGCATGTCGAGCAAGCGCAGCGACGCCGGTTCGCTGGACATGGGCGCGCAATACTTCACCGCCCGTGATCGGCGCTTCGTCACCGAAGTCCAGCGCTGGCAAAGCAAAGGCTGGGTCGCCGAATGGGCGCCGCAGCTCTACACCTTTCATGGCGGGCAGTTGAACCTGTCCCCGGACGAACAGACCCGCTGGGTCGGCACGCCGCGCATGAGCGCCATCACCCGGGGCCTGCTCGATGGCCTGGAAGTGCATTTCGCCTGCCGGATCACCGAGGTCTATCGCGGCGAAGAACACTGGCACCTGCAAGACGCCGAAGGCTTCACCCACGGGCCGTTCAGCCACGTCGTGATCGCCACGCCGGCGCCTCAGGCCACCGCTCTGCTGGCCGCCGCGCCGAAGCTCGCCGGCGCCGCCGCCGGGGTGAAAATGGATCCGACCTGGGCCGTCGCCCTCGCCTTCGACACGCCGCTGGATACGCCGATAGAAGGCTGCTTCGTCCAGGACAGCGCACTCGACTGGCTGGCCCGCAACCGCAGCAAACCGGGACGCGACACCACGTGCGACACCTGGGTCCTGCACGCCACCAGCGCCTGGAGCCGGCAACACATCGACCTGCCCAAGGAAGCGGTGATCGAACAATTGCACGGCGCCTTCGCCGAATTGCTGCACAGCGCCATGCCGGCTCCGACCTTCAGCCTCGCCCACCGGTGGCTCTATGCCCGTCCGGCCAGCAGTCATGAATGGGGCACCCTGGCCGATGCCGATCTGGGCCTGTACGCCTGCGGCGACTGGTGCCTGTCGGGCCGGGTCGAAGGGGCGTGGCTCAGTGGCCAGGAGGCTGCACGACGTTTGCACGAGCACTTGCAGTGA
- the mqo gene encoding malate dehydrogenase (quinone), whose amino-acid sequence MAHNEAVDVVLVGAGIMSATLAVLLKELDPAIKLEVVELMDSGAAESSNPWNNAGTGHAGLCELNYTPQAADGTVDIKKAVHINTQFEVSKQFWSYLTKKGTFGSCKSFISPVPHLSYVEGEKGVSFLKERFNVLHKHHAFADMEYTEDKAKMAEWMPLMMPGRPKDQVLAATRVINGTDVNFGALTNQLLKHLTSAADAQVKYCKRVTGLKRNANGWTVSIKDVNSGGSREVDAKFVFLGAGGAALPLLQASGIEESKGFGGFPISGQWLRCDNPEVVKHHQAKVYSQAAVGSPPMSVPHLDTRVVDGKKSLLFGPYAGFTTKFLKHGSFMDLPMSVRAGNIGPMLAVAKNNMDLTKYLVSEVMQSMEQRLESLRRFYPEAKAEDWRLEVAGQRVQIIKKDPKKGGILQFGTELVAAKDGSLAALLGASPGASVTVSIMLELIEKCFPAKAKGEWAAKLAEIFPAREKVLETDAALYRKINTQNNVALELVEASNETESYA is encoded by the coding sequence ATGGCGCATAACGAAGCAGTCGACGTAGTTCTGGTTGGGGCCGGCATCATGAGTGCCACCCTCGCAGTACTGCTCAAAGAGCTCGACCCGGCAATCAAGCTGGAAGTCGTCGAGCTGATGGATTCCGGTGCCGCGGAGAGTTCCAACCCATGGAACAACGCCGGTACCGGCCACGCCGGCCTGTGTGAGCTGAACTACACGCCGCAGGCTGCCGACGGCACCGTCGACATCAAGAAGGCCGTGCACATCAACACCCAGTTCGAGGTGTCGAAGCAGTTCTGGTCGTACCTGACCAAAAAAGGCACGTTCGGCTCGTGCAAATCCTTCATCAGCCCGGTTCCACACCTGAGCTACGTCGAAGGCGAAAAAGGCGTTTCATTCCTCAAGGAACGCTTCAACGTGCTGCACAAGCACCACGCCTTCGCCGACATGGAATACACCGAAGACAAGGCGAAGATGGCCGAGTGGATGCCGCTGATGATGCCGGGTCGTCCAAAAGACCAGGTGCTCGCCGCCACCCGCGTGATCAACGGCACCGACGTCAACTTCGGCGCCCTGACCAATCAGTTGCTCAAGCACCTGACCAGCGCAGCCGATGCCCAGGTCAAGTACTGCAAGCGCGTGACCGGCCTCAAGCGTAACGCCAACGGCTGGACCGTCAGCATCAAGGACGTCAACAGCGGCGGCAGCCGTGAAGTCGACGCCAAATTCGTATTCCTCGGCGCCGGTGGCGCGGCCCTGCCGCTGCTGCAAGCTTCGGGCATCGAAGAAAGCAAAGGCTTCGGCGGCTTCCCGATCAGCGGCCAGTGGCTGCGTTGCGACAACCCGGAAGTGGTCAAGCATCATCAGGCCAAGGTTTACAGCCAGGCCGCCGTGGGTTCACCACCGATGTCCGTGCCGCACCTGGACACCCGTGTGGTCGATGGCAAGAAATCCCTGCTGTTCGGGCCATACGCCGGTTTCACCACCAAGTTCCTCAAGCACGGCTCCTTCATGGACCTGCCGATGTCGGTTCGCGCCGGCAACATCGGCCCGATGCTGGCCGTGGCGAAAAACAACATGGACCTGACCAAGTACCTGGTCAGCGAAGTGATGCAATCGATGGAACAGCGTCTGGAATCCCTGCGTCGTTTCTACCCCGAGGCGAAAGCCGAAGACTGGCGCCTGGAAGTGGCCGGCCAACGGGTGCAGATCATCAAGAAAGACCCGAAAAAAGGCGGCATTCTGCAGTTCGGTACCGAACTGGTGGCTGCGAAGGACGGCTCCCTCGCCGCCCTGCTCGGCGCATCCCCAGGCGCTTCGGTGACCGTTTCGATCATGCTGGAACTGATCGAGAAGTGCTTCCCGGCCAAGGCCAAGGGTGAGTGGGCTGCCAAACTGGCGGAAATCTTCCCTGCCCGTGAAAAGGTCCTGGAAACCGACGCTGCGCTGTATCGCAAGATCAACACGCAGAACAACGTCGCGCTGGAACTGGTTGAAGCCAGCAACGAGACCGAAAGCTACGCCTGA
- a CDS encoding PA4642 family protein → MRKDKKQVIGDEIGDEQIKLFLDFEPVDATSPSLHKLVKAYRGLRIDDFERFLTFFVAAGYDVDGKDEHGKTFVDQIRDQRNAPEYIELIEKARG, encoded by the coding sequence ATGCGTAAAGATAAGAAGCAAGTGATTGGTGACGAGATCGGCGATGAGCAGATCAAGCTGTTCCTCGATTTTGAGCCGGTCGACGCCACTTCGCCGTCGCTGCACAAACTGGTCAAGGCTTACCGTGGCCTGCGCATCGATGATTTCGAGCGTTTCCTGACGTTCTTCGTGGCAGCCGGTTATGACGTGGACGGCAAGGACGAACACGGCAAGACCTTCGTCGACCAGATCCGCGATCAGCGCAACGCCCCGGAATACATCGAGCTGATCGAGAAAGCACGCGGCTGA
- a CDS encoding TIGR01777 family oxidoreductase has product MHILLTGGTGLIGRQLCRHWSGQGYRLTVWSRRPEKVAKICGAQVRGIARLEDLGDEPVDVIVNLAGAPIADRPWTHRRKALLWSSRITLTESLLAWLEHRGQKPSLLISGSAVGWYGDGGERELTEDSPPVIDDFASQLCIAWEETAQRAEAMDIRVVLVRTGLVLSAEGGFLSRLLLPFKLGLGGPLGNGRQWMPWIHIDDQIALIDFLLHRNQASGPYNACAPKPVRNREFAKTLGSVLHRPAFMPMPALALKVGLGEMSLLLLGGQRATPKRLLEAGFTFRFTDLRAALDDLSSRL; this is encoded by the coding sequence ATGCACATATTGCTGACCGGCGGTACTGGATTGATCGGACGTCAGCTTTGCCGGCACTGGTCCGGGCAGGGGTATCGCCTGACGGTCTGGAGTCGTCGTCCGGAAAAAGTCGCGAAAATCTGTGGCGCCCAAGTGCGTGGAATCGCCCGTCTGGAGGACCTTGGCGACGAACCGGTCGATGTGATCGTCAACCTCGCCGGCGCGCCGATTGCCGACCGGCCGTGGACCCATCGACGCAAGGCGTTGTTGTGGAGCAGCCGGATCACGCTGACCGAATCGTTGCTGGCGTGGCTTGAACATCGCGGGCAGAAACCGTCGCTGTTGATTTCGGGCTCGGCCGTGGGTTGGTACGGTGACGGCGGCGAGCGTGAGTTGACCGAAGACTCGCCGCCAGTGATCGATGATTTCGCCAGCCAGTTGTGCATCGCCTGGGAGGAAACCGCGCAACGCGCCGAAGCGATGGATATTCGTGTGGTGCTGGTGCGCACCGGGCTGGTGCTGTCGGCCGAGGGCGGCTTTTTGTCGCGCCTGCTGCTGCCGTTCAAGCTCGGGCTGGGCGGGCCTTTGGGCAACGGTCGGCAGTGGATGCCGTGGATTCATATCGATGACCAAATCGCCCTGATTGATTTTCTTCTGCACCGCAATCAGGCGAGCGGTCCTTATAATGCGTGCGCGCCGAAACCTGTGCGCAATCGCGAATTCGCCAAGACGCTGGGCAGCGTGCTGCACCGCCCGGCGTTCATGCCGATGCCGGCCCTCGCGTTGAAGGTCGGGCTCGGCGAGATGTCATTGCTGTTGCTGGGTGGCCAACGGGCCACGCCCAAACGCTTGCTGGAAGCGGGATTCACTTTCCGGTTCACGGATTTACGCGCGGCCCTGGACGATCTTTCCAGCCGCCTCTGA
- a CDS encoding YajG family lipoprotein: MLQRLLFGLITVTSLTLVGCAHSPQQLSPEPKLTTQLAPVGHGQPVVVRVVDGRPSPTLGTRGGLYPETSAITVQREQILPKLQAQAEAAVRLLGFTPSNGAMNAPQLTVTLTELKYQSPKEGMYVTEATIGATFRSDVQSGNRRYSGRYGASLDQRFGMAPNQETNTKLVSDVLSDALTRLFKDPTVGQILAE, from the coding sequence ATGTTGCAACGCCTGTTGTTCGGTTTGATCACTGTGACCAGTTTGACCCTGGTTGGCTGCGCCCACAGCCCGCAACAACTGAGCCCGGAACCGAAGCTGACCACTCAGCTGGCACCGGTTGGCCACGGCCAGCCTGTCGTGGTCCGCGTGGTCGACGGTCGTCCGTCGCCAACCCTCGGCACCCGTGGCGGTCTGTACCCGGAAACCAGCGCCATCACCGTGCAGCGCGAGCAGATCCTGCCGAAGTTGCAGGCCCAGGCCGAAGCGGCCGTGCGTCTGCTGGGGTTCACCCCGTCCAACGGCGCGATGAACGCTCCACAGCTGACCGTGACCCTGACTGAACTGAAATACCAGTCGCCGAAAGAAGGCATGTACGTGACCGAGGCCACCATCGGCGCGACCTTCCGTTCCGACGTGCAGAGCGGCAACCGTCGCTACAGCGGCCGTTATGGTGCTTCGCTGGACCAGCGTTTCGGCATGGCGCCGAACCAGGAAACCAACACCAAACTGGTCAGCGACGTGCTGAGCGATGCGCTGACCCGTCTGTTCAAGGATCCGACCGTGGGTCAGATCCTCGCCGAGTAA
- a CDS encoding YbgA family protein, translating to MSDSSTSPPKIAISACLMGAEVRYNGGHKESRLCTRTLSEHFEFVPVCPEVAIGLGIPREPIRLVGDPEQPEALGTVDREINVTGPLAEYGQKMAAELNDICGYIFMQQSPSCGLERVKVYHTNGAPLGNGRGIYAQAFCAAHPELPVEEAGRLNDPVLRENFITRVFAYSDWQQVLRQGLSRRALTDFHSRYKYLLMAHNPVQYKALGNLLGNMGRLDPEELGPRYFSELMAALKKCATRRTHSNVLQHISGYLKQAISPEDKQEVQHIIGQYRHGIVPLVVPLTLLKHHFRLHPDPYIAQQVYLQPHPENLSLRNAI from the coding sequence ATGTCCGACTCATCGACGTCCCCACCGAAAATCGCCATCAGCGCCTGCCTGATGGGCGCCGAAGTGCGCTACAACGGTGGGCACAAGGAGTCGCGGCTCTGTACCCGCACCCTCAGCGAGCATTTCGAATTCGTCCCGGTGTGCCCGGAAGTCGCGATCGGCCTCGGAATTCCCCGCGAGCCGATCCGCCTGGTCGGTGATCCGGAACAACCCGAAGCCCTCGGCACCGTCGACCGCGAGATCAACGTCACCGGGCCGCTGGCGGAATATGGCCAGAAGATGGCCGCCGAGCTGAACGACATCTGCGGCTACATCTTCATGCAGCAATCGCCGTCCTGCGGGCTGGAGCGGGTCAAGGTCTATCACACGAACGGCGCGCCACTGGGCAACGGTCGCGGGATCTACGCCCAGGCGTTCTGTGCGGCGCACCCCGAATTGCCGGTGGAAGAAGCCGGGCGCCTGAACGATCCGGTGCTGCGGGAAAACTTCATTACCCGAGTGTTCGCCTACAGCGACTGGCAACAGGTGCTGCGGCAAGGTCTGAGTCGTCGCGCGCTCACCGACTTTCATTCGCGCTACAAATACCTGCTGATGGCCCACAACCCGGTGCAATACAAGGCGCTGGGCAATTTGCTGGGCAACATGGGCCGGCTCGATCCCGAAGAACTCGGCCCGCGCTATTTCAGCGAACTAATGGCGGCGCTGAAAAAATGCGCCACCCGCCGCACCCACAGCAATGTCCTGCAGCACATCAGTGGCTACCTGAAACAGGCGATCAGCCCCGAAGACAAACAGGAAGTGCAGCACATCATCGGCCAGTACCGGCACGGCATCGTGCCGCTGGTGGTGCCGTTGACGCTACTCAAGCACCACTTTCGCCTCCACCCGGATCCCTACATCGCGCAGCAGGTGTACCTGCAACCGCATCCGGAAAACCTCAGCCTGCGAAATGCCATTTGA
- the hemH gene encoding ferrochelatase: MTDHALLLVNLGSPASTSVADVRSYLNQFLMDPYVIDLPWPIRRLLVSLILIKRPEQSAHAYASIWWDEGSPLVVLSRRLQQQMRSQWTHGPVELAMRYGEPSIETSLLKLVAAGHKRITLAPLYPQFADSTTTTVIEEARRVLREKKLDVQLSVLQPFYDQPEYLDALVASAKPHLQQDYDHLLLSFHGLPERHLTKLDPTGNHCFKNEDCCKNASAAVLATCYRAQCLRTAALFAERMGLPDGKWSVSFQSRLGRAKWIEPYTEARLDELAKSGVKKILVMCPAFVADCIETLEEIGDRGKEQFREAGGEELVLVPCLNDDPQWAKALATLCERAPLSL, from the coding sequence ATGACCGATCACGCCTTGCTTCTGGTCAACCTGGGTTCGCCGGCCTCCACTTCGGTGGCCGACGTGCGCAGCTACCTCAATCAATTTCTGATGGACCCGTACGTGATCGACCTGCCGTGGCCGATACGGCGTCTGCTGGTGTCGCTGATCCTGATCAAGCGCCCGGAGCAGTCGGCCCACGCCTACGCCTCGATCTGGTGGGACGAGGGGTCGCCGCTGGTGGTGCTCAGCCGTCGCCTGCAACAGCAGATGAGGTCACAGTGGACTCACGGCCCGGTTGAGCTGGCCATGCGTTACGGCGAGCCGTCGATCGAGACAAGCCTGCTGAAACTGGTGGCGGCGGGGCACAAACGCATCACCCTCGCGCCGCTTTATCCACAGTTCGCCGACAGCACCACCACCACCGTGATTGAAGAGGCCAGGCGGGTGCTGCGCGAGAAAAAACTCGATGTGCAACTGTCGGTGTTGCAGCCGTTCTACGATCAGCCGGAATACCTCGACGCGCTGGTGGCGAGCGCCAAGCCGCACTTGCAGCAGGATTACGATCACCTGTTGCTGAGCTTCCACGGTTTGCCGGAGCGGCATCTGACCAAGCTCGACCCGACCGGCAATCATTGCTTCAAGAATGAAGATTGCTGCAAGAATGCCTCGGCTGCGGTATTGGCCACTTGTTATCGCGCCCAATGTCTGCGCACAGCGGCGTTGTTCGCAGAACGCATGGGTTTGCCAGACGGTAAATGGTCGGTGTCGTTTCAGTCGCGACTGGGCCGGGCGAAGTGGATCGAGCCCTACACCGAAGCGCGGCTGGATGAACTGGCCAAAAGCGGCGTGAAAAAGATTCTGGTGATGTGCCCGGCGTTTGTCGCCGATTGCATCGAAACCCTGGAAGAGATCGGCGATCGGGGCAAGGAGCAGTTCCGCGAGGCGGGGGGAGAGGAGCTGGTGCTGGTGCCGTGCCTGAATGACGACCCGCAATGGGCGAAGGCGTTGGCAACACTTTGTGAACGGGCGCCGTTGTCCCTCTAA